A window of the Garra rufa chromosome 10, GarRuf1.0, whole genome shotgun sequence genome harbors these coding sequences:
- the LOC141343544 gene encoding interferon-inducible GTPase 5-like — MDFMDDFYIITPEDLEDFKESISTEDLPTAVNTVKGFLEKQDLVELNIGVTGEPGSGKSTFINAFRGLGDDEEGSAKTGPIETTMEPEAYLHPKYKNVKVWDLPGIGTPNFKADEYLKLVEFERYDFFIIIASDQFRECHTQLAKVIVRMGKKFYLVRSKIDSSIDAEKRKKSFDQKKILDIIREDCENGLRKAGIEDPVVFLISNFELGKYDLNLLQERMEQELPQHKRRALMLTLPNITLEINEKKKKALEENIGNIALLSALVATVPIPGLSAAVDLVIVTKEIETYYSTFGLDDPSLQKLCERSGKTIEEFKSLMKSPLRVGINPASILSLVGAASLVVAENAVEYAVSLIPILGSVIAGGMSYISVSRMLRRALNDIAEDAKNVLMASV, encoded by the exons ATGGATTTTATGGATGATTTCTATATAATAACTCCAGAGGACCTGGAAGATTTTAAAGAATCCATATCTACTGAAGATCTCCCAACAGCGGTAAACACAGTCAAAGGATTCCTTGAAAAACAGGATCTTGTAGAACTTAACATTGGTGTGACGGGGGAGCCCGGTTCTGGAAAGTCAACGTTTATCAATGCATTCAGGGGTTTAGGGGATGATGAAGAGGGTTCTGCTAAAACTGGCCCCATAGAAACCACTATGGAGCCTGAAGCTTACCTTCacccaaaatacaaaaatgtCAAAGTGTGGGATCTTCCTGGCATCGGAACACCAAACTTCAAAGCTGATGAATATCTGAAACTGGTTGAATTTGAGCGCTATGATTTTTTCATCATCATCGCTTCAGATCAGTTCAGAGAATGCCACACTCAGCTGGCCAAAGTGATTGTGAGAATGGGGAAAAAGTTTTATTTGGTTCGTTCCAAGATTGACTCAAGCATTGATGCTGAGAAGAGGAAGAAGAGCTTTGATCAGAAAAAGATACTGGATATCATCCGAGAGGACTGTGAAAATG GTCTGAGAAAGGCCGGTATAGAGGACCCTGTTGTGTTCCTGATCTCTAACTTTGAGCTCGGCAAGTATGATTTGAATCTGCTGCAGGAGAGAATGGAGCAAGAGCTTCCACAGCATAAGAGACGTGCGCTGATGTTGACTTTGCCAAATATCACACTGGAGATCAATGAGAAAAAGAAGAAAGCTCTAGAGGAAAACATTGGAAATATTGCCTTACTGTCTGCTTTGGTGGCTACAGTCCCAATTCCTGGTCTTTCAGCTGCTGTGGATTTAGTCATTGTTACAAAGGAGATAGAAACATACTACAGTACCTTTGGTCTTGATGATCCATCCCTGCAGAAGCTCTGTGAAAGATCTGGGAAGACCATTGAAGAATTCAAAAGTCTAATGAAGTCGCCACTGAGAGTTGGGATAAACCCAGCTTCAATATTATCCTTAGTGGGTGCTGCATCCCTGGTTGTGGCAGAAAATGCAGTTGAGTATGCTGTGAGTCTCATACCCATACTTGGGAGTGTGATAGCAGGAGGAATGTCCTATATCTCAGTCTCGAGAATGCTGAGGAGAGCTCTGAATGACATAGCAGAAGATGCCAAAAACGTGCTTATGGCTTCAGTGTAG